From the genome of Jannaschia sp. S6380:
ATGGCGTCGAACAGGCAGGAAAGTGTCCAGTCCACCTCCTCGCCCCCGCCGGCGAAGACGATGTCCTGCTTGCCGAACTGGATCTGCTCCACACCGTTGCCCATGCAGTGCAGCGACGTGGTGCAAGCCGAAGTGATCGAGTAGTTCACGCCCTTGATCCCGAACGGCGTGGCCAGGCAGGCGCTGTTGGTCGACGACATGCAGCGGGTCACCATGAACGGGCCCATGCGCTTGGGCGAGCCCTTGTTGATGACGGTGTCGAAGGCGGTGAAGAAGTTCGACGTCGACGGCCCGCCGGACCCCATCACGAGGCCCGTGCGCTCGTTCGAGACCTCGTCCTGCGCCAGCCCCGAATCCGCGATGGCGCGCTCCATGGCGATGAAGTTGTAGGCCGCGCCCGGCCCCATGAAACGCAGGTCGCGCTTGTCGATATGGTCCTCCAGCACGATGTCGGGCACGCCGTGGACCTGGCTGCGGAAGCCGTGCTCGGCATAGCTGTCCGAGAAGGTGATACCGGACTTGCCGGCGCGAAGGCTCGCCTCGACCTCCTCAGGCGTATTTCCGATGGGTGAGACGATCCCGATCCCGGTGATGACGACGCGACGCAGCATGTGTCTTTCCTCTCAGCTCTCGGACAGAGCCACTTTCATATCCTTGACGACGTAGATTTCCTCTCCGTCGGCCTCCACCCGGCCATCGGCCACGCCCATGGTCAGGCGGCGCGTCTGGATCGCCTTGGTGAAATCAACGAGATACGTCAGCTTCTTGCGATCGGGGCGGACCATGCCGGTCAGCTTCACCTCGCCCACGCCGAGCGCATAGCCCCGCCCCTGCCAGCCACGCCAGCCGAGGTTGAAACCCGTCAGCTGCCACAGCCCGTCGAGGCCCAGGCAACCGGGCATGATCGGGTTGCCGGGAAAGTGGCAGTCGAAGAACCACAGATCCGGCTTGATATCGAACTCGGCCACGACATGGCCCTTGCCGTGCAGGCCCGCATCGCCCGAAATGTCGGTGATCCGGTCCATCATCAGCATCGGCGGCTCGGGAAGTTGCGCGTTGCCTTCGCCGAAAAGCTCGCCCCGCGCGCATTTCAGCAGGTCGTCGCGGTCGAAATTGGTCGGATACTCGCTCATGCGCCCCCCTTTGGGTCCGGTTCGGGCCCGTCTATCACCGCATGTTTCAGCCTCGCAACCCATCGCGAGCGCCCGGATGGGTGCCGAATGGGGCGTTTCCGCACGGAATCCGTTTGAAAACCGTCACGCGGACCCCCTATATTGCTCCCGATGCAGATGTCCGAGACAGCACGCGACCGGGGCGAAGCCTGGCTGGCCCGCGCGAACCTGCGGCCCACGCGCCAGCGGCTGCTGCTGGCGTCGCTCCTGGTGGGTGACGGGCGCGATCGCCATGTCACCGCCGAAGGGTTGCACGACGCGGCACGCCGGTCGGGGGACAAGGTCTCTCTCGCCACCGTCTACAACACGCTGCGCGCCTTCACCGAAGCCGGCCTGGTGCAGGAGATCACGGTCGACGGCACCGGCAGCTATTTTGATACGCGGCTGGACGACCACCCCCATTTCTATTGGGAAGAAGACGCCCGCCTGACCGATGCAGGCCACGAGGCGATGAAGATCGTCAACCTGCCCGATGCCCCCGCCGGGACCGAGATCGCCAAGGTCGACGTCGTCATCCGCCTGCGCGCCAAGGCTTGAGGCCCCCGCCCCGCGCCGATAGGCGTTCGCCGGAGGCTGGGGAGGGCACATCATGGAACGGATCGGTTTCGTCGGCACGGGGCTGATGGGTCACGGCATGGCCGCGAACATCCTTGGGGCGGGCTATCCGCTAGCCGTCGTCGCGCACCGCAATCGTGCCCCGGTGGAGGATCTGCGCAGCCGGGGTGCCTCGGAGGTCCCCGACCTGGCGGCCCTCGCCCGGGCCTCCGACATCGTCCATATCTGCGCCCCCGGCAGTCCGCAGGTCGAAACGGTCGTGGACGTCCTGGCCGACCACATGGTCGAGGGCGGGGTGATCGTCGACTGCTCGACGTCCAACCCGGTCTCGACCGAAGCTCTCGCCGCCAAGCTCTCGGCCCGGGGCCTGCACATGGCGGACGCGCCGCTGGGCGGGACGCCGGTCCAGGCGGAAGCGGGCGAACTGGCCGCCATGGTCGGCGCGACCGAGGACGTCTTCGCCCGGATCGAGCCTGTCATCGCAACGTGGGCCAAGTCCATCGTCAGGATCGGGGGCCCGGGCGCGGGCCACAAGATGAAGCTTCTCAACAACTTTCTCGCCATGGGCTACGGCGCGCTCTATGCCGAGGCGCTTGCCCTGGCCGAGAAATCGGGCGTCGGGACGGCCATGTTCGACAGCGTCATCCGCGGCAGCCGAATGGATTGCGGCTTCTATCAGACGTTCATGGGCTACGCGGTCGACGGCAATCGCCAGGCGCACAAGTTCACCCTCACGAACGCCCTGAAGGACATGACCTACCTGGCCGCCATGGCCGATGGCGCGGGCGTGGCCAATCCGGTGCAGTGCGCGATCAAGAACAGCTTCGCGATGGCCGTGAACACCGGCGGTGATGGGCCGGAGGACTACGTCCCGCATCTGGTGGATTTCGTGGCCCGCGCCAACGGGATCGCGCGCGACTAGCCGAGGCCCAGTTCGGCGAAGGGGATATAGCGCACAGGATCGCCCGGTGCGATCTCGGCGGCGCCATCGGGCAGTTCGACGAAACCTTCGGCCCAGGATAGGCCCGAGACCAACCCGGACCCTTCGGATCGGAACACCTCCGCCGCGCCGTTCCGCAGACGGGCGCGCAGGATCTCGCGCCGTCCGGCCCTCTTGCGCTTGGCGAAGGCCGCCGGAACGGTGAGGCCGACCGGTTCCCGCCAGCCCGCCCCGGCCATCTGCAAAAGCGCGGGCCGTGCGAAAATCGCAGCACAGGTGAGGGCCGCCACCGGGTTGCCGGGCAGTCCGAAAAGGGGCGTGCCGTTCCAGCGACCGAGTGCCAGCGGCCGTCCGGGCTTGATCGCGATCCGCCAATGGACGACGTCGCCGCGTTCCCGCAGCAGACGCGACAGATGATCCTCGTCACCGGCACTTGCCCCGCCCGATGTCAGGATCGCATCGGTGCCGGCCGCGTCCAGCATCACCGCTAGCACCTCCGGATCGTCGGGCGCATGTCCCAGGTCAACCGGATCCAAATGCCAGGCCGCCAGCATCGACAGCAGCATCGGCCGGTTCACGTCGGCCGTACCGCCGTCCGCCCCCGGTGCCACCAGTTCGTCGCCGGTCGACAGGACGCCGACGCGCAAACGTGCGTGCACCTGAAGCGTTCCGTGACCCGCGGCGATGGTCAGCGCGATGTCGGCCGGCCGAAGGACGGCACCGGCGGACAGGCACGTATCGCCGGTCGTCACGTCCTCGCCTGCCTCGCGGGTATTGGCACCCCGGGCAGGAACGGCCCGCAGGAGGAGATGGCCGTCCCGAACGGTCGCGTCTTCCTGCAAGGCCACCGTATCGGTGCCCGCCGGGATGGCCGCGCCGGTCAGGATACGGATCGCATGCCCCGATGGCACCTGGCCCGCGTATGGCCGCCCCGCCGCCGCCCGCCCGGGGAGCAGCGCAACGGGGCCCGGTGCCAGCGTCGCGTGGGCGAAGGCCCAACCGTCGACGGCGGCGTTGGCATGCGGCGGATTTGACCGCCGCGCGATCACGTCGGCGGCGAGGATACGCCCCGTGGCAGCGCCCACGGCAATGGTCTCCGTCCTCACGACGGTAGGCGTCGCCGCGCGCAGGGAGGTCAGGGCCCGATCGACCGGCGTCCAGTCCTCCCCCGGTGGCAGCGCGAAGCAATCGGCAGGCGGCAGAACGCCCAGGATCCAACCCTCCTCGGCGGCGATCCGGTCCGCATCGGGCTGCGCGCCGGGGGCGGTGAACCAGGTTTCAGGCGCATCGCGCAGGGCGGCAACGGCGGCGAGGACCTGGCCCTCGTCCTTGATGGCGCGTTCGACGGGGCACCAGAGGCTGGGATAGATTTCGGCCAGGACGACCCGCGCCGGAGGGACGGCGAAGCCCGTCTCCTGCGGCCAGACGGCCAGATCGGGATGGCGCGCCCGCAGCCGGGCCAACGCGGCCAGCCCGACGAGCGACTGCCCCCCCACCGCACCTGCCGTGTAGAGCTTGAGCACCGATTGCGCCGCGCGCGCGAAGGCCTCGACCGCGCGGTGATCCCCGATTCCGTGGCCCGACCGCGCCCGCCCTCGCGCCGGAAGATCGGGCAGGTCATGTCCGTCGGGACGACCCCAGAGTGGACCGATGCCGGGAAAGGCGCGGTTGATCGTCTGCGCCACCTCGAACCGGTTGTTGGCATTGTCGGGGCCGTCGCGGACATGCGTGGCGAGCCAGTCCCAGACGGCCAGCGCCTCGGCCCGGCCGGTCAGGGTCCGCGCGAAGCCCTGCGGATATCCCATCGCGAAATCGAAGGTCAGCAACGTGCGATGCCCCAGGGCCAGCCATTCTTCGACCTCCGCCAGGGCCGCATGCCGCGTCGCGTGATAGCGGGTCGTGCGGACGCCGTTCAGATCGGCACAGACCCAGATGGCATCGGCGCAGGGCCGCGGCCCCGTCGGACGGGCGGCGGCGGACCAGTCGACGGCGATTACCAGGTCGAACACAGGAAATCCGCGATCGCCGTTATGTCGTCGAGAGGCAGAACGGGTGGCTCGACCGTGCAACGCCCCTTGGCTGCCACGGCCAGGATCGTCCGGTCGGCCTGCGCCAGGGGCGGGCGTCCCAGGTCCGCACGCCATGCCTCGATCCGGGGATGCTCCCCGACCTTCCATCCTTCGGCCAGGACGACGTCGCAGGGGGCCAGTCGCGTCAGTATGTGGTCGAGGCTGGGTGTCGCGACCTCCTCCAGCAGGGCCAGACGGCGGTCAGTGGCCAGAACGACCTGCCCGGCCCCGGCCTCCCGGTGGCGATGCGTGTCGGTGCCCGGCGTCTCCAGGTCCAGGGCGTGATGCGTGCGCTTGAGCGTGCTGACGCGCAGGCCCCGGGCCGACAATTCGGTGACAAGTGCCACGGTCAACGTGGTCTTGCCCGCGTTCTTGTGCCCGATCACGCCCATCAGCCGCATGCGAGATCCTCCGCCCGCTGCAGGTCCTCGGGCGTGTTCACGTTGAAGAAGGGATCCAGCGGCGCCGTCGGGAACAGGGCGAGCCCGGCCTCGTGCCGATCGGTCCAGGCCAGGATCTTGCGGGTTCCCTGCGCCAGCGCGGCGCGCAGATCGTCGCGCAGCGCGGTGGGCCACAGGCCGAACGTCGGCTGCGGCCGGACCCGGTCGTCGTCGCGCGTGGCCGCCAACGCCAGCCCTGTCGGACCGGCCGCCGCGAGCAGGCGCGGCACGAGGTCGGGCGGCAGGAACGGCGTGTCCGCCGCCGCCGTCACGATATGCGGGCGGCCCTGCCCGGCCGCCCAGTCGAGCCCGGCCAGCACGCCAGCCAGCGGCCCGGGCCGATCCGGGTCGGCGTCGGCCAGCACGGGCAGCCCCAGATCGGCCCACCGCCCCGGCGGTCCATTCGCGCTGAGCGCGAGGGCGTCGACCTGCGGCCCGATCCGGTCGATGACGCGTTCGACGAGCGATCGGCCCCCGACCGGCAGCCGGCCCTTGTCGCCGCCGCCCATCCGCGTCGCACGCCCGCCCGCAAGGATGAGGCCGTGTGGCTGGATCACGGGCATCGCGCGAGCCCGTAACGCTGACCGAGGGTGAAGCGTTCGTATTTCACCACCAGAGGCCGCCCCTCGGCATCGAAGGTCGTGCGGAGCAGGGAGTGCACCGGCGGGCGCAACTCCTCCGACCAGCGTGCCGCCCGATCGAGGACATCGACGAAGAGCGGGGTGCCGAGGCGCCCGCGCCAGACATGCACGAAGGCGGTACCGTGGCGGGACGGAACGGCCAGGTTCCAGCGCGCGGGACAGTCCGGCCGCGCGGTCGGCGCGATGACGGCGCGCACCCAGTCATGTGCGGCCTCGGGGCCGTCCAGCGCGGCGAAGATCGCGAACAGGCAAACCTGGTGCCCGTCGATGTCGCGCGGGCCCGGCCAGTCATAGGCCGTCAGGTCGACGGGATCGGAATGTCCGTCGCCAGGGGCCAGGCAATCGGTCAGACGCGGTCGCAGCCGGTCCGCCGGCAGCGGCCGGGGGTGCGACCAGGCCAGGTGCGGGCGGACGGCGCCCCGCTCCGTCACCACGATCTCCGGGCCCGGACTGTCCATGGTTGCGCGGGGGATCGACAGCCCCTCGCGCGCGATCCCGGACGCCGGGGCCGCCAGCACGGCCAGCGCCAGGGTTGCGGCACATATCAGGGCGCGGTTCATTCGGCGTCCCAGACGACGCGCTCCGCCCCGCTGAGGCAGATGAACCGCGAGCCTTTCATCCGCCCGATCACGGTCAGACCGACCTGACGCGCGATCTCGACCCCCCAGGCGGTGAAGCCGGAACGCGACACCAGCGACGGGATGCCCATCAGTGCGCATTTGATGACCATCTCGGAGGTCAGCCGCCCGGTCGTATAGAGAACCTTGTCGCCCGCCTCGACCTGCGCGATGCGCATCCAGCCAGCCAGCTTGTCGACCGCATTGTGGCGTCCGACATCCTCGAAATAGGCCAGCGGGTCGCCACCGGCGCAAAGGCACGTCCCGTGGATCGCACCGGCGGCCAGATACAGGCTGGGCGTCCGGTTGACGGCACGCGACAGGGCGCGCAACTCGCTGACGCGCAGCGGCGTGGCCGGCAGGGTCAGATCCTCCAGCCCCTCCATCATGTCGCCGAAGACGGTGCCGACCGCGCAACCCGAGGTGCGCGTCGCCCGCGCCAGCCTTGCCTCGTGATCTGTCTCGACCGCGGTGCGAACGACGACCGCTTGCAGCTCCGCATCATGGTCGATGCCGGTCACGACATCCGACGGCCGCACCATCCCCTGATTGACGAGAAACCCCAGCGCCAGCCATTCGGGATGATCGCCGATTGTCATGGCGGTGACGATCTCGCGCGCGTTCAGATAGATCGTGAGCGGCCGCTCCTCGACCACGCGCAGGGCGACGGAGGCGCCGGTCTCGTCCACGCCGGTCACGCCGCGCGTCAGGCGGGCATCGTCGGGCGTCGGCGCGACGCGCAGGCTGGCTGGAACTTCGGTCGACACTTGAGACCCGGCATCTTGGCGGCTAGGGGCACGATGTCCGGCAAGGCGAAGGGATGCAAGCGATGGCGGAAAAGCCATTTCGGCGCGGCGTGGCCGAGGGGCTGCCATTCGTGATCATCATCGTCCCGTTCGGCGCCTTGTTCGGCGTTCTCGCCACCGAAGCGGGCTTGCCGCTGGCGCAGGTCATGGGCTTCTCGGTCGTGGTCATCGCGGGCGCCGCGCAATTCACGGCTGTCCAGTTGATGTCGGATGGCGCGC
Proteins encoded in this window:
- the irrA gene encoding iron response transcriptional regulator IrrA — translated: MSETARDRGEAWLARANLRPTRQRLLLASLLVGDGRDRHVTAEGLHDAARRSGDKVSLATVYNTLRAFTEAGLVQEITVDGTGSYFDTRLDDHPHFYWEEDARLTDAGHEAMKIVNLPDAPAGTEIAKVDVVIRLRAKA
- a CDS encoding formate dehydrogenase accessory sulfurtransferase FdhD, with amino-acid sequence MSTEVPASLRVAPTPDDARLTRGVTGVDETGASVALRVVEERPLTIYLNAREIVTAMTIGDHPEWLALGFLVNQGMVRPSDVVTGIDHDAELQAVVVRTAVETDHEARLARATRTSGCAVGTVFGDMMEGLEDLTLPATPLRVSELRALSRAVNRTPSLYLAAGAIHGTCLCAGGDPLAYFEDVGRHNAVDKLAGWMRIAQVEAGDKVLYTTGRLTSEMVIKCALMGIPSLVSRSGFTAWGVEIARQVGLTVIGRMKGSRFICLSGAERVVWDAE
- a CDS encoding molybdopterin-binding protein; the protein is MFDLVIAVDWSAAARPTGPRPCADAIWVCADLNGVRTTRYHATRHAALAEVEEWLALGHRTLLTFDFAMGYPQGFARTLTGRAEALAVWDWLATHVRDGPDNANNRFEVAQTINRAFPGIGPLWGRPDGHDLPDLPARGRARSGHGIGDHRAVEAFARAAQSVLKLYTAGAVGGQSLVGLAALARLRARHPDLAVWPQETGFAVPPARVVLAEIYPSLWCPVERAIKDEGQVLAAVAALRDAPETWFTAPGAQPDADRIAAEEGWILGVLPPADCFALPPGEDWTPVDRALTSLRAATPTVVRTETIAVGAATGRILAADVIARRSNPPHANAAVDGWAFAHATLAPGPVALLPGRAAAGRPYAGQVPSGHAIRILTGAAIPAGTDTVALQEDATVRDGHLLLRAVPARGANTREAGEDVTTGDTCLSAGAVLRPADIALTIAAGHGTLQVHARLRVGVLSTGDELVAPGADGGTADVNRPMLLSMLAAWHLDPVDLGHAPDDPEVLAVMLDAAGTDAILTSGGASAGDEDHLSRLLRERGDVVHWRIAIKPGRPLALGRWNGTPLFGLPGNPVAALTCAAIFARPALLQMAGAGWREPVGLTVPAAFAKRKRAGRREILRARLRNGAAEVFRSEGSGLVSGLSWAEGFVELPDGAAEIAPGDPVRYIPFAELGLG
- the fabA gene encoding bifunctional 3-hydroxydecanoyl-ACP dehydratase/trans-2-decenoyl-ACP isomerase, giving the protein MSEYPTNFDRDDLLKCARGELFGEGNAQLPEPPMLMMDRITDISGDAGLHGKGHVVAEFDIKPDLWFFDCHFPGNPIMPGCLGLDGLWQLTGFNLGWRGWQGRGYALGVGEVKLTGMVRPDRKKLTYLVDFTKAIQTRRLTMGVADGRVEADGEEIYVVKDMKVALSES
- a CDS encoding NAD(P)-dependent oxidoreductase, whose protein sequence is MERIGFVGTGLMGHGMAANILGAGYPLAVVAHRNRAPVEDLRSRGASEVPDLAALARASDIVHICAPGSPQVETVVDVLADHMVEGGVIVDCSTSNPVSTEALAAKLSARGLHMADAPLGGTPVQAEAGELAAMVGATEDVFARIEPVIATWAKSIVRIGGPGAGHKMKLLNNFLAMGYGALYAEALALAEKSGVGTAMFDSVIRGSRMDCGFYQTFMGYAVDGNRQAHKFTLTNALKDMTYLAAMADGAGVANPVQCAIKNSFAMAVNTGGDGPEDYVPHLVDFVARANGIARD
- the mobB gene encoding molybdopterin-guanine dinucleotide biosynthesis protein B gives rise to the protein MRLMGVIGHKNAGKTTLTVALVTELSARGLRVSTLKRTHHALDLETPGTDTHRHREAGAGQVVLATDRRLALLEEVATPSLDHILTRLAPCDVVLAEGWKVGEHPRIEAWRADLGRPPLAQADRTILAVAAKGRCTVEPPVLPLDDITAIADFLCSTW
- the mobA gene encoding molybdenum cofactor guanylyltransferase MobA encodes the protein MPVIQPHGLILAGGRATRMGGGDKGRLPVGGRSLVERVIDRIGPQVDALALSANGPPGRWADLGLPVLADADPDRPGPLAGVLAGLDWAAGQGRPHIVTAAADTPFLPPDLVPRLLAAAGPTGLALAATRDDDRVRPQPTFGLWPTALRDDLRAALAQGTRKILAWTDRHEAGLALFPTAPLDPFFNVNTPEDLQRAEDLACG